From Roseibium alexandrii DFL-11, the proteins below share one genomic window:
- a CDS encoding dihydropteroate synthase, with protein MISADRVLPLWLKYREALETPIRTFDFPKFGKKFEDRTYQMGVLNLSPDSSYRETVCHTLQAALYRGRRMTLEGAAMVDIGGESTGDTADIVSIERQIDRMRPAVSALADENILVSVETYHPEVAVALLEAGAGVVNLTGRVDDKSFYQAIAKHEAGLILCYTPGENARSSDDLPPVDQVFDAQLLFFKDRVAMAEDAGIERLWVDPGFGFALNLPDGPDRIRYQTDSILQSFRLRELGWPVTVQLTGHVFLFRDEVRVAQTSAATLAVLSKANMVRSHEVPRVQPVLHLQDYA; from the coding sequence ATGATTTCCGCAGACCGTGTTCTTCCCCTTTGGCTAAAATACCGGGAAGCGCTGGAAACCCCGATCCGAACCTTTGACTTTCCAAAATTTGGAAAAAAATTTGAGGACCGAACCTATCAAATGGGGGTTTTGAACCTGTCTCCGGACAGCTCCTACCGGGAAACGGTATGCCACACTCTCCAGGCCGCCCTTTACCGGGGGCGCCGCATGACCCTTGAAGGCGCTGCCATGGTGGACATTGGCGGCGAATCGACGGGTGATACAGCGGACATTGTTTCAATAGAACGCCAGATTGACCGCATGCGGCCGGCCGTGTCGGCGCTCGCGGATGAGAATATTCTTGTGTCCGTTGAAACCTATCATCCGGAAGTCGCCGTCGCTCTGCTGGAAGCAGGTGCCGGAGTGGTCAACCTGACGGGCCGGGTCGACGACAAGAGTTTTTATCAGGCGATTGCCAAACACGAGGCTGGATTGATCTTGTGTTACACGCCCGGCGAAAATGCGCGCTCCAGCGATGACCTGCCGCCAGTGGACCAGGTTTTTGACGCGCAACTTCTGTTCTTCAAAGATCGGGTTGCAATGGCGGAAGATGCGGGCATCGAGCGCCTTTGGGTCGATCCCGGGTTTGGGTTCGCTCTTAATCTGCCGGATGGTCCGGACCGGATCCGGTATCAGACTGACAGCATTCTGCAATCCTTCCGCCTGCGCGAATTGGGCTGGCCGGTGACCGTCCAGCTGACCGGCCATGTTTTCCTGTTTCGGGATGAGGTTCGTGTGGCGCAGACAAGTGCGGCAACCCTCGCTGTCTTGTCCAAAGCAAACATGGTGCGCAGCCATGAGGTGCCGCGGGTGCAGCCGGTCTTGCACTTGCAGGATTACGCGTAA
- a CDS encoding dihydroneopterin aldolase produces MDMSAHTDHEITYDIIEDGRDTIVIEGLLVAAEIGVLDSEKGRTQGLRFDVEIRTVPDYRKIVAETGSYVSYADTVFFIQDKAANGGHVELVEEWVEAVAAFALQNPLADFVTVKATKPEIFEDAAGVGIRISRKRSA; encoded by the coding sequence ATGGATATGTCTGCACATACGGATCACGAAATCACTTACGATATTATTGAGGACGGCCGGGACACGATTGTAATCGAAGGTCTTCTTGTGGCTGCCGAAATTGGCGTTCTGGACAGCGAAAAGGGCCGAACACAAGGGCTCCGTTTTGATGTCGAAATCCGGACAGTCCCCGATTACCGCAAGATCGTCGCCGAGACGGGATCCTATGTCTCTTATGCAGACACAGTATTTTTCATTCAGGACAAAGCCGCCAATGGCGGTCATGTTGAGCTGGTTGAAGAATGGGTCGAGGCGGTAGCAGCTTTTGCCCTGCAGAACCCGCTTGCGGATTTCGTGACGGTCAAGGCGACAAAACCTGAAATCTTTGAAGACGCAGCCGGCGTCGGCATCCGGATTTCACGCAAGCGCAGCGCCTGA
- the uxuA gene encoding mannonate dehydratase — MIECWRWFGPDDPISLRDVRQTGATGIVTALHQIPNGTYWPEEEIAKRRRMIEAAGLTWEVCESIPIHEDIKTGAPGWERWAENWAETVRALARENIRTICYNFMPVLDWTRTDLDYELPDGATALRFEFVAYAAFDLFILKREGAEADYSQNDVSAAEAWLDQRTEEDKDRLVRTIIAGLPGSEESYTLDTFREHLAAYRAIDKESLFQNLANFLEIVVPVAEEEGVKLAIHPDDPPRSLFGLPRIVGTREDLIRIKNLNTSQANGFTVCSGSLGVHPDNDLPAIIEALDDRIHFAHLRTTKREADPRSFHEDAHLAGDVDMVAIVRALRTLERKRGKAIPMRPDHGHRMLSDLKETSTPGYPAIGRLRGLAELRGVMRTVDVYEASPS; from the coding sequence ATGATCGAATGCTGGCGCTGGTTTGGTCCGGATGACCCGATTTCCCTGCGCGATGTTCGTCAAACCGGTGCAACCGGTATCGTCACGGCGCTTCACCAAATCCCGAACGGCACCTATTGGCCTGAAGAAGAAATCGCAAAGCGCCGCCGCATGATTGAGGCAGCGGGTCTCACGTGGGAGGTGTGTGAAAGCATCCCGATCCATGAGGACATCAAGACCGGGGCACCTGGTTGGGAACGCTGGGCGGAAAACTGGGCTGAGACGGTCCGGGCACTGGCTCGCGAGAACATCCGCACGATCTGCTACAACTTCATGCCGGTGCTCGACTGGACGCGGACGGATCTGGATTATGAATTGCCCGATGGGGCAACCGCCTTGCGGTTTGAATTCGTCGCCTATGCGGCATTTGATTTGTTTATCCTGAAACGCGAGGGCGCTGAGGCCGACTACAGTCAGAACGATGTTTCAGCTGCTGAAGCGTGGCTTGATCAGCGGACCGAAGAAGACAAGGACCGTCTGGTTCGAACCATCATTGCAGGATTGCCGGGATCTGAAGAAAGCTACACGCTCGACACATTCCGGGAGCATTTGGCAGCTTACAGGGCAATTGACAAGGAGAGCCTCTTCCAGAACCTGGCGAACTTTCTGGAGATTGTTGTGCCGGTGGCGGAGGAAGAAGGGGTCAAGCTTGCCATCCATCCAGATGATCCGCCACGGTCGCTGTTTGGCTTGCCACGGATCGTGGGCACCCGTGAGGATCTCATCCGGATCAAAAACCTGAACACATCTCAAGCCAATGGATTCACGGTCTGCTCTGGGTCTCTCGGCGTTCATCCGGACAATGATCTTCCGGCGATTATTGAGGCCCTGGACGACAGGATCCATTTCGCACATCTGCGGACCACAAAACGCGAAGCGGACCCGCGCAGTTTTCATGAAGATGCCCATCTGGCGGGCGACGTCGACATGGTCGCAATCGTTCGGGCATTGCGGACGCTCGAGCGTAAAAGGGGTAAGGCCATTCCCATGCGACCCGACCATGGCCATCGTATGCTTTCAGATTTGAAGGAGACATCGACACCGGGATACCCGGCCATCGGGCGTCTGCGCGGACTTGCTGAATTGCGCGGTGTCATGCGCACTGTTGATGTCTATGAGGCTTCCCCTAGTTAA
- a CDS encoding FCD domain-containing protein yields the protein MTSDTHKRRYQEIAQILARRIAHDGYKPGDKFPTERQISEELGISRSLVREAFIMLEIEGYLDVRKGSGSYVAAGEKLFLSNPKPDFGPFELLQARQLLESSIAGFAASTITKSDIVQLRDTLELERKAIANGEEDYLADRQFHLQIAEATQNSVLVAQVEELWSKRENSPMWARLHDRIFDLSYRAKWLDDHAEILEALRHRNSEAARKAMWQHLENVRLTLLELSDVGDPEFDGYLYKPAAVSN from the coding sequence ATGACCAGCGACACTCACAAACGCCGGTATCAGGAAATCGCGCAGATCCTTGCGCGGCGGATCGCCCATGACGGTTACAAGCCAGGCGACAAGTTTCCGACAGAGCGTCAGATTTCCGAGGAACTGGGCATCAGCCGCTCTTTGGTTCGTGAAGCCTTCATCATGCTGGAAATTGAGGGCTATCTGGACGTGCGCAAAGGGTCCGGGAGTTATGTTGCCGCCGGCGAGAAGCTTTTTCTGAGCAATCCGAAACCTGATTTCGGCCCTTTTGAGCTCTTGCAGGCCCGCCAGCTTCTGGAAAGCAGCATTGCCGGATTTGCGGCCAGCACGATCACCAAGAGCGATATCGTTCAGCTGCGAGACACGCTTGAACTGGAACGGAAAGCCATCGCAAACGGCGAAGAAGATTATTTGGCTGACCGGCAATTCCACCTTCAGATCGCCGAAGCCACCCAAAACAGTGTCCTTGTGGCACAGGTCGAAGAGCTTTGGAGCAAGCGCGAGAACAGCCCGATGTGGGCCCGCTTGCATGATCGGATATTTGATCTCAGCTACCGGGCCAAGTGGCTCGATGATCATGCTGAAATTCTTGAAGCCTTGCGACACCGCAATTCGGAAGCTGCGCGTAAGGCCATGTGGCAACACCTTGAGAATGTGCGGCTGACGCTTTTGGAGCTCTCAGATGTGGGAGACCCCGAATTTGACGGGTATCTTTATAAGCCCGCGGCTGTATCGAATTAG
- a CDS encoding glycoside hydrolase family 2 protein: protein MLERSHLADNALQALHDEDYDVPFNTQSLNHEGLIFMGGRASDSLDGDWTFCVDLLDTGLRQKWFSMLPDAPENRTEPWDYDPYMGETVPVPSNWAMLKEKWYFFEGSAWYTRPLDIDVIDETKRTFLRFGAAAYDCKIFLNGEFIGNHYGASTPFCVELTGKLKSGRNWIMACVNNTRTRDRVPMRNTDWFNYGGIYREVSLFQTPKSLIKDFFLYLVPDGSYNKLCAEVTIDGPLRSEIAHLTIPALCVELTIPINASGHGRVEFAAQPHLWSPETPVLYDAGVDYGEDKVSDRIGFRQIERRGTDIVLNGEPLFLRGISVHEDDATDGKVTSEADLRRRFDHARELGCNYLRLAHYPHHELAAQMADELGFLLWEEIPVYWAIDFENPATYRDAENQLSELIKRDRNRASVVIWSVGNENPDTDARLDFMKNLAETAKRLDPTRLTSAACLVNHAQNRIEDRLAQHIDIIGLNEYYGWYEEDFEDLTAIGENSDPDRPVVISETGADGVIGDKGPKTGLFSEAYMAEVYTKQIATLRHLAYVKGMSPWILYDFRVERRQNIFQNGYNHKGLIAADKKTKKKAFHILAEFYHQIAAGQEDARKAS, encoded by the coding sequence ATGCTCGAACGCTCACATCTTGCCGACAACGCGCTGCAGGCGCTGCATGACGAAGACTATGATGTTCCGTTTAACACCCAGTCTTTGAACCATGAGGGCCTGATCTTTATGGGCGGACGGGCATCGGACAGCCTGGATGGCGATTGGACTTTTTGCGTCGATCTTCTCGACACCGGCCTTCGGCAGAAATGGTTTTCCATGCTGCCGGACGCACCTGAGAACCGGACCGAGCCCTGGGACTACGACCCTTATATGGGGGAAACCGTTCCTGTCCCGTCCAACTGGGCCATGCTGAAGGAAAAATGGTATTTCTTTGAGGGCAGTGCCTGGTACACCCGCCCCCTGGACATTGACGTTATCGATGAGACCAAGCGAACGTTTCTGCGCTTTGGTGCGGCGGCTTACGACTGCAAAATCTTTCTGAACGGCGAGTTCATAGGCAACCATTACGGTGCCTCGACCCCGTTCTGTGTTGAGCTTACCGGCAAACTGAAATCCGGCCGGAACTGGATCATGGCCTGCGTCAACAATACCCGCACCCGTGACCGGGTTCCAATGCGCAATACGGATTGGTTCAATTACGGTGGAATTTACCGGGAAGTCAGCCTGTTCCAGACCCCGAAGAGCTTGATCAAGGATTTCTTTCTCTACCTGGTGCCGGACGGCAGCTACAACAAACTCTGTGCCGAAGTAACCATTGATGGCCCGCTCAGAAGCGAAATAGCTCACCTAACCATCCCGGCGCTGTGCGTAGAGCTGACCATTCCCATAAATGCCTCCGGGCACGGCCGCGTGGAGTTTGCAGCACAACCTCACTTGTGGAGCCCCGAGACCCCGGTTCTTTATGACGCGGGCGTTGATTATGGCGAGGACAAGGTCAGCGACCGGATTGGCTTCCGTCAGATTGAGCGCCGTGGAACCGATATTGTTCTGAACGGCGAACCGCTGTTCTTGCGCGGGATTTCTGTTCACGAAGACGATGCAACAGATGGCAAGGTAACCAGCGAGGCGGATCTCCGCCGCCGGTTTGACCACGCCCGGGAACTCGGATGCAATTACCTTCGCCTCGCCCATTACCCGCACCATGAACTGGCTGCGCAGATGGCGGATGAGCTAGGTTTTCTCCTGTGGGAGGAAATCCCGGTCTACTGGGCGATCGATTTCGAAAACCCGGCGACCTACCGGGACGCGGAAAACCAGCTCAGCGAATTGATCAAGCGCGACCGGAACCGCGCGAGCGTTGTCATTTGGTCGGTAGGAAATGAGAATCCGGACACTGACGCGCGCCTGGATTTCATGAAAAACCTCGCTGAAACCGCGAAGCGGCTCGATCCGACACGGCTCACGTCCGCGGCCTGCCTTGTCAATCATGCCCAGAACCGTATCGAAGACCGGCTTGCGCAGCACATCGATATCATTGGCCTCAATGAGTATTACGGTTGGTATGAAGAAGACTTCGAAGACCTCACGGCAATCGGCGAAAACTCTGATCCGGATCGCCCGGTGGTCATCTCCGAGACCGGGGCTGATGGTGTCATAGGCGACAAGGGCCCGAAAACAGGCCTTTTCAGTGAAGCTTACATGGCGGAAGTCTACACCAAACAGATTGCCACCCTGCGGCACCTTGCGTATGTCAAAGGCATGTCGCCGTGGATCTTGTATGATTTCCGCGTGGAACGTCGTCAGAACATCTTTCAAAATGGCTACAATCACAAAGGCCTGATCGCCGCCGACAAGAAGACCAAGAAAAAAGCATTTCATATCCTGGCCGAGTTTTATCATCAGATTGCGGCCGGTCAGGAGGATGCAAGGAAAGCATCATGA
- a CDS encoding TRAP transporter substrate-binding protein — translation MSKFIKVAALLAAGAVAFGSAANAKTLRLNHNNPEDHPLHKSMEFMADRLEELTNGDLKIRIYANAQLGTQRESMELMQNGALDMARSNASELEAFEESYGALNLPYIFVNDDHYYDVLSGDIGADILKASEDKGFIGVAYYVEGARSFYANKEINSPADLQGMKIRVQPSPSAIRMVELLGGNPTPIAWGELYSALQQGVVDGAENNPLALTSARHGEVSKVYSNDGHTMIPSVVMISTKSWNELSDDHKDALTTAAKESMDFHREQWDAMVAEGIETAKNELGVKFVEVEKGPFIEAVLPMHEEAAAKSEKVADLIKRIKEIAPQ, via the coding sequence ATGTCGAAGTTCATCAAGGTTGCGGCTCTCTTGGCCGCGGGCGCCGTCGCGTTCGGCTCAGCTGCCAACGCCAAGACGCTACGCCTCAATCACAACAACCCGGAAGATCATCCGCTGCACAAGTCCATGGAATTCATGGCGGATCGCTTGGAGGAGCTGACCAACGGCGATCTGAAAATCCGCATCTATGCAAACGCGCAGCTCGGAACGCAGCGCGAATCCATGGAACTGATGCAAAACGGTGCGCTCGATATGGCCCGCTCCAACGCTTCGGAGCTGGAAGCCTTTGAAGAATCGTACGGTGCTTTGAACCTGCCTTACATCTTCGTCAACGATGACCACTATTATGATGTCCTGTCCGGCGACATCGGCGCCGATATCCTGAAAGCTTCAGAGGACAAGGGTTTCATTGGCGTTGCTTACTATGTTGAAGGTGCCCGGTCGTTCTACGCCAACAAGGAAATCAACTCTCCGGCAGACCTGCAGGGCATGAAGATCCGTGTACAGCCGAGCCCATCCGCGATCCGCATGGTCGAACTGCTTGGTGGCAACCCAACACCGATTGCTTGGGGTGAACTCTACAGCGCACTTCAGCAGGGCGTGGTTGATGGTGCCGAGAACAACCCGCTGGCATTGACGTCCGCCCGCCATGGCGAAGTGAGCAAGGTGTACTCTAACGACGGTCACACCATGATCCCGTCTGTCGTGATGATCTCCACCAAGTCCTGGAACGAGCTCAGCGACGACCATAAGGATGCACTGACAACCGCTGCCAAGGAGTCGATGGATTTCCACCGCGAGCAGTGGGATGCCATGGTTGCCGAGGGCATCGAAACGGCCAAGAACGAGCTCGGTGTGAAGTTCGTTGAAGTTGAAAAAGGCCCATTCATCGAAGCTGTCCTCCCGATGCATGAAGAAGCTGCCGCCAAATCTGAAAAAGTTGCAGACCTCATCAAGCGCATCAAAGAGATCGCTCCGCAATAA
- a CDS encoding TRAP transporter small permease: MTALTRGVDFVLRLVITSAFAVLVVCVVWQVFSRYVLESPSTVTDEMARFLFIWVALLGGAYTLGQRRHLAIDLLPVVTTGKARFAVNAGIIGAIALFAGLIMIYGGLGLVSRTLETGQVSPALRIPMGFIYVAIPFSGICILYYCLTFFADLVRDGRGPNEQLEPPAPGRPLT, translated from the coding sequence GTGACTGCTTTAACCCGAGGGGTGGATTTCGTTCTGCGCCTCGTCATCACATCGGCTTTCGCCGTCCTTGTTGTCTGTGTCGTTTGGCAGGTCTTCTCGCGATACGTTTTAGAGAGCCCAAGCACCGTGACCGACGAAATGGCACGGTTCCTGTTCATTTGGGTCGCCCTTCTGGGCGGCGCTTACACTCTGGGCCAGCGGCGGCATCTGGCAATTGACCTTCTGCCCGTTGTAACGACCGGCAAAGCCAGATTTGCTGTCAACGCAGGCATCATCGGCGCGATTGCCCTTTTTGCCGGTCTCATCATGATTTACGGCGGCCTCGGATTGGTCAGCCGCACGCTGGAAACCGGTCAGGTTTCTCCAGCGCTCCGCATCCCTATGGGCTTCATCTACGTTGCAATCCCGTTTTCCGGAATTTGCATCCTCTATTATTGCCTGACGTTCTTCGCCGACCTTGTCCGCGATGGCCGCGGCCCCAATGAACAACTTGAACCGCCTGCCCCCGGCAGACCGCTGACCTAG
- a CDS encoding TRAP transporter large permease translates to MDIQAVAVLFGTFVLLMVLGVPIAFSIGLAAFATFLLFMSFDQSVYIVAQQVASGLDSFTLLAIPFFILAGNIMNRGGIALRLIEFAKVLGGRLPGSLAHCNVLANMMFGSISGSAVASAAAVGGVMSPLQKKEGYDPAYSAAVNIASCPTGLLIPPSATFIVYSLITNGTSIAALFVAGYVPGILMGLCLMLVAGIIAKRRGYPIAPRPSTREVIDKTLGAVLPLGLIIIVMGGIIGGVFTATEASAVAVVYTLFLAVVWYREITWRQLPSIILESAVTTSIVLLMIGCSIAMSKAMAFADIPYAISDILLGLSDNPLVLLLIINIALLIVGTFMDMTPALLIFTPIFLPVVTDLGMDPVHFGVMMTFNLCIGICTPPVGSALFVGCSVGGVKIGDVIKPMLPFYAVLVGLLLVVTYIPQISLFLPQLLLGY, encoded by the coding sequence ATGGATATCCAAGCCGTCGCGGTCCTGTTCGGGACCTTTGTGCTGCTCATGGTTTTGGGCGTTCCGATCGCCTTTTCCATCGGTCTCGCCGCCTTTGCGACTTTCCTCCTGTTCATGTCCTTCGACCAGTCGGTCTATATCGTCGCCCAGCAGGTGGCCTCGGGACTGGACAGTTTCACCCTGCTCGCCATCCCATTCTTTATTCTCGCCGGCAACATCATGAACCGGGGCGGCATTGCGCTGCGGCTTATTGAGTTTGCCAAGGTTCTGGGTGGGCGTTTGCCCGGCTCACTGGCGCACTGCAATGTTCTCGCCAACATGATGTTCGGGTCGATTTCCGGATCGGCCGTGGCCTCTGCCGCAGCGGTTGGGGGTGTCATGTCGCCCTTGCAGAAAAAGGAAGGCTATGACCCCGCTTACAGTGCAGCCGTCAACATCGCCTCCTGCCCGACAGGCTTGCTTATTCCACCGAGCGCGACCTTCATCGTCTATTCACTGATCACCAACGGGACCTCGATCGCGGCACTGTTCGTGGCCGGTTATGTCCCGGGGATCCTAATGGGTCTTTGCCTCATGCTGGTTGCCGGCATCATTGCAAAACGCAGGGGTTATCCAATCGCGCCGCGGCCCAGCACTCGCGAAGTCATCGACAAAACGCTCGGTGCCGTTCTGCCTCTTGGTCTGATCATCATTGTGATGGGCGGGATCATCGGCGGAGTTTTCACCGCTACGGAAGCCTCAGCTGTTGCTGTCGTCTACACACTGTTTCTTGCTGTTGTGTGGTACCGAGAAATCACTTGGCGCCAGCTGCCGAGCATCATTCTGGAAAGCGCGGTTACGACATCCATCGTGCTTTTGATGATCGGCTGCTCCATTGCCATGTCGAAAGCCATGGCCTTCGCCGACATCCCGTATGCAATCTCCGATATCCTTCTCGGCCTGTCAGACAATCCGCTTGTTCTTCTGTTGATCATCAACATCGCGTTGCTGATTGTCGGCACCTTCATGGACATGACCCCGGCACTGCTGATCTTTACGCCGATCTTCCTGCCTGTCGTCACAGACCTTGGCATGGATCCGGTGCATTTCGGGGTCATGATGACCTTCAACCTGTGCATCGGCATTTGCACGCCGCCAGTGGGTTCTGCCCTCTTTGTTGGCTGCTCCGTTGGCGGGGTCAAAATCGGAGATGTGATCAAGCCGATGCTTCCGTTTTACGCGGTGCTGGTCGGCCTGCTGCTGGTCGTCACCTACATCCCGCAGATCAGCCTGTTCCTGCCTCAACTGTTGCTCGGCTACTAG
- a CDS encoding glycoside hydrolase family 31 protein: MKALKNWTLTEQSENGIKLLVEGRHQLIIQVLEQTLIRVSLLKDGVHRLDRTWAIAPNGDVPWEGRSREDLSGFTCPGFSFTQENNRPQLTTDCLRLTVETPLALVWACRETATADWQEIARDRPQDAYMLGRHDHRKSHFMRRFDGERYYGLGEKTGSLERSGRRFEMRNLDAMGYDARTTDPLYKHIPFTITDRGPLGAYGLYYDTLAHCWFDLGNEKDNYHPAFRAFRASDGELDYYFSWAPSVLEVVKRQHWLTGGTAFMPRWGLGYSGSTMAYTDSENAQERLERFLAKLAEEDMPCDSFQMSSGYTAIKGKRYVFHWNTDRFPNVRALTNAYADADINLIANIKPVLLDDHPLYDEVETAGLFIKDSETGAPEQSPFWDGNGSHLDFTNPEAIAWWQNNLKEKLFDKGISSTWNDNNEYEVWDDEAVCTGFGKEIPVGLIRPLHSQLMTRASYDAQVADQPAKRPYLISRCAAPGTQRYAQTWTGDNYTSWDTLRWNIPMGLGLSLSGFYNIGHDVGGFAGPKPEPELFLRWVQNGIFHPRFTIHSWNDDGTANEAWMYPEITPLIRKALKFRAQLIPYLYTLLYRAVTDGEPMLRPLWLDFPEDQLAQASEFEFLFGTDLLVATVIEKGAESRSVPLPACTEGWWDFAGTTWYPGGQMLNVPVNQDTIPLFVRGGTVLPTAGPNTRSTAQTDKTRTWRIYPQNPDAPTRESRAYDDDGVSANALASDHCLTRMTLSRNSATVMLNWYMSGTYKPAYDQVDLWLAGSSPLVVNGAPTSTETPLFFV; the protein is encoded by the coding sequence ATGAAAGCGCTCAAAAACTGGACCCTGACCGAGCAGTCCGAGAATGGCATCAAGCTTCTTGTCGAAGGGCGGCACCAGCTTATCATCCAAGTTCTGGAGCAGACCCTCATCCGGGTGTCCCTTCTGAAAGACGGTGTTCACCGGCTGGACCGGACCTGGGCAATTGCCCCGAATGGCGATGTTCCCTGGGAAGGGCGCTCTCGCGAGGATCTCAGCGGTTTCACTTGTCCGGGATTTTCATTCACCCAAGAGAACAATCGGCCACAACTCACGACAGACTGTCTGCGTCTGACCGTCGAAACACCTTTGGCACTCGTCTGGGCGTGCCGGGAAACGGCAACTGCCGATTGGCAGGAAATCGCCCGGGACCGCCCGCAGGACGCCTACATGCTGGGCCGCCACGATCACCGGAAATCTCACTTCATGCGCCGGTTTGACGGCGAGCGCTATTACGGCCTGGGCGAGAAAACCGGTTCCCTGGAAAGGTCCGGGCGCCGCTTCGAGATGCGAAACCTCGATGCGATGGGGTATGATGCCCGAACCACCGACCCGCTTTACAAGCACATTCCCTTCACCATCACGGACCGCGGCCCGCTCGGCGCTTATGGGCTTTACTACGACACGCTCGCCCATTGCTGGTTCGATCTTGGGAACGAGAAGGACAACTATCACCCTGCATTCCGCGCATTCCGTGCCTCAGATGGAGAACTCGACTACTATTTTTCGTGGGCACCGTCTGTGCTGGAGGTCGTGAAACGCCAGCACTGGCTCACCGGCGGCACAGCCTTCATGCCGCGCTGGGGCTTGGGCTATTCCGGTTCAACGATGGCGTATACGGATTCGGAAAACGCCCAGGAACGGCTGGAAAGGTTTTTGGCAAAACTCGCCGAAGAAGATATGCCTTGCGACAGTTTTCAGATGTCCTCCGGCTATACTGCCATCAAGGGAAAGCGGTATGTCTTTCACTGGAACACGGATCGCTTTCCGAATGTTCGTGCGCTCACCAACGCCTATGCCGATGCCGACATTAATTTGATCGCCAACATCAAGCCGGTCCTTCTGGACGATCACCCGTTATATGATGAGGTCGAAACGGCAGGTCTTTTCATCAAGGACAGTGAGACCGGCGCTCCGGAGCAATCGCCATTTTGGGACGGAAACGGATCGCATCTCGACTTCACCAATCCGGAAGCCATTGCCTGGTGGCAGAATAATCTGAAAGAAAAGCTGTTCGACAAAGGCATTTCCAGCACCTGGAACGACAACAATGAATATGAAGTCTGGGACGACGAGGCTGTTTGCACCGGTTTTGGCAAAGAAATCCCCGTTGGTCTGATCCGCCCGTTGCACAGCCAGCTGATGACCCGCGCATCCTATGATGCGCAGGTCGCGGATCAGCCGGCAAAGCGCCCCTATCTGATTTCCCGTTGCGCCGCACCGGGTACACAGCGCTACGCCCAAACCTGGACCGGCGACAATTACACTAGCTGGGACACGCTTCGTTGGAACATTCCGATGGGCCTCGGGCTCAGCCTTTCGGGCTTTTACAATATCGGCCACGATGTCGGCGGTTTTGCCGGTCCGAAGCCGGAACCGGAGCTGTTTCTCCGCTGGGTCCAGAACGGGATCTTCCATCCTCGCTTCACGATCCACTCCTGGAATGACGACGGCACTGCCAATGAAGCCTGGATGTATCCGGAGATCACCCCGCTGATCCGCAAGGCTCTCAAGTTCCGGGCCCAGCTAATCCCGTATCTCTACACACTTCTATACCGGGCCGTTACCGACGGCGAACCGATGTTGCGCCCCTTGTGGCTGGATTTTCCTGAAGATCAGCTGGCGCAAGCCTCCGAGTTCGAGTTCCTTTTTGGGACCGATCTGCTCGTCGCGACGGTTATTGAAAAAGGCGCGGAGAGCCGCTCAGTTCCCCTGCCGGCGTGTACGGAAGGCTGGTGGGATTTTGCAGGAACAACGTGGTATCCGGGCGGGCAGATGTTGAACGTGCCAGTCAATCAAGACACTATTCCGCTATTCGTCCGTGGCGGCACGGTTTTACCGACGGCCGGTCCGAATACGCGCAGTACGGCACAGACTGACAAGACACGAACCTGGCGAATATACCCGCAGAACCCGGATGCCCCGACGCGCGAGAGCCGTGCTTATGATGATGACGGTGTCTCTGCCAATGCCCTTGCCTCAGACCATTGTCTGACACGCATGACCCTGTCACGAAACAGCGCAACGGTTATGCTGAACTGGTACATGAGCGGCACTTACAAGCCTGCCTATGATCAAGTCGACCTCTGGCTTGCTGGCTCATCTCCGCTAGTTGTCAACGGAGCTCCGACCAGTACGGAGACACCCCTTTTCTTTGTTTGA